The window GTAACAGCCTTCATTCCTGAAGCACAAACTTTATTGACTGTAGTAGAAGGGGTATTGATTGAAAGACCTGCTCCTAAAGCGACCTGACGAGCCGGCGCCTGGCCTTCTCCTGCCTGAAGAACATTTCCCATATAGATTTCCTGAACAGCATTAGGGTCTAAACCGATTTTATCTAATGCTCCTTTTACGGCAGTTGCTCCCAGTTTTGTAGCCGGAACGGTTGATAAGCTTCCCATAAAACTTCCCATAGGTGTTCTTACTGCGGAAACAATGAATACTTCTTTCATGTATATAATTTTTATTTAGCTCAAACGGAACCAGTGCCCGTTTTATAGTTAGAATTTATTTCACTTTTACGTACACTATGTCGAATGATGTTCCTTCAATCTTTGTATTCACCTTCAGAAGATTATCCTGAGTAGCTACTATTTTATTGTTGAAAACATCTCCTACCTGTGCAGGATCATTTTTATCAGATTTCTCCATGACGATAGCTTTGTAGTTGCAATCATCTACGAAAACCAGGGTTGATTTGATAAAGTCTTTTCCATTATTGAAATATTCGGTCTGAACATTATCTTTAATGGTCATATACCATATAGCTTCCGGGTAATTGGGTCTTACAAATTTACCGTCTTTGATATTGGCACATTTAGACGGATTATCCGGTTTTTTCTGCTCTGCTGCAGTCTGCGCATTTGCGTGTACAGCTGCAGTCAGCATAATTCCTGCGGAAAATAGTTTTAATACGTTCATTTTTATATTTGTGTTCTGTTATTTATTTTCTTATTACCTGCTGCAAAAATCAGAAGAAAGGCTCCTAAAAATTCTACGATCCACCCCCATCTCAGTTTAACAATTCCAGCAAAGGTTTCTTGCCAGGATTTGAATGGTAAAAAGCTGAAATACTGCAAAGACTGCATTTTTACAGCCAATAAGGTAAATGCAAATAAAAGAATAAGCAGAATACCAAAAAGCCTTACAATTTTGGCACTGTTATTCACAATCCCGAAAACCGCACATGCAGAAAAAATCCAGCATGCAATGGCCAGGTAATGGTCAAGCTTCCAATAGTTCCAATTCCCGATTACAGGTACATGTACCAAGGGCAAAAAACTACCTATAACTACTAAAAGTAATCCTAATAACTGAATATTTTTCATATTTACTAAAGTGCCAAAATACAAAAAAAAACACACTTTTAAACGGTGTGTTTTAAAAATCGGAATTCCGGACCCGAACGCTTGTTAGCTATAAAAAAGAGTTGATATTTTTAATGATTATGTAAATAAAAATAATATTTATTGCCAAATTGAAAATTAACATTTACAGTTTTCCAGCTGATCTGAAGTCCATATTTTTTCTTCAGCAAAGCATTATGATACCATACAGCATTAAAGACCTTCTGACGAACGAACTCAACCGGATATCAATAAAAAATTGCATTCTTTTCAAAAATGCAATTTAATATCTTAATATATGTAAATTCAGATTAGTGTTTTACTGATGACACATCTTCCGGATTATGTTTGTGTTTGAATAAAACAGCAAAGAAAATGGCCAGTATCAATGCGTAGATTGCGAAAGAAAGCCATATCTGCTGCCAGTCTTTTACCATTACCGCAGCGGAAAGTGTTCCGTCTGAGTTCACAGCAGCGTTGAAAGTATTCTTTAAAATGTCCAGAAAAGTAGGATTATCAGGTGTTGTTTCCAAATAAGCCGAAAGGTCCGAAACGGTTGTAAATTTATGAGTAAAGAATTTATCAATAGCCCACCCTGCGATATAGCTTCCAAAAACAGCTCCGAAACCGTTGGTCATCATCATAAATAATCCCTGCGCTGAAGAACGTATCTTTTTATCGGTGGTAGTTTCTACGAAAAGTGATCCCGAGATATTAAAGAAATCGAAAGCCATTCCGTATACAATGCAGGAAAGAATGATTAATGAAAGTCCAAATCCGTCCGGAACACCATATGCAAAGAATCCGAATCTTAACACCCAGGCCAGCATAGACATCAGCATTACTTTTTTAATTCCGAATTTTTTCAGGAAGAAAGGAATGGCCAGAATAAACAGGGTTTCTGAAACCTGAGAAATTGACATGATGATTGTAGATCTCTGTACTACAAATGAGTCTGCATATTTTGGAAAATGGGCAAATTCACTTAAGAATACATCTCCATAGGCGTTGGTAAGCTGAAGAGCGGCTCCCAAAAGCATTGAAAATAAGAAAAACAATGCCATTTTATAGTTCCCGAAAAGCTTGAAGGCATTCAGTCCTAACTGCTCGGACAGCGGAGAGTTTTTGTCAATAAGCTTTTGTGGAGGACATTTGGGTAGGGTAAGAGCATAAATTCCTAAGAAAATAGCTACTGCTCCACCAATATAAAACTGTCCTTCAGTGGCTTTATTTCCACTAAGGTTGGTGATCCACATGGCTACAATAAAACCGATGGTTCCCCAAACACGGATGGGTGGAAAGTCTTTTACCACATCCAGATTGTTATTTTTCAGGATCGTATAAGAAATGGAATTGGCTAATGCAATAGTAGGCATGTAGAAACACATGGCCAGAAGCATTACCGAAAAGAAAGAATTCGGATCTGCGGAATGAGGCAGTATGAAAAGAATAACCCCATAAAGGATATGCAATACTGAAAATATGCGCTCCGCATTGATCCAGCGGTCTGCAATAATTCCAGTAATGGTTGGCATAAAGATGGAAGCAATTCCCATTGTTCCGAACACCGCTCCAAACTGCGTTCCGTCCCAATGTTTGGTGCCAAACCAGAAGTTTGCCATCGTAATCAGCCATGCTCCCCACACAAAAAACTGGAGAAAACTGAGGATGGTCAGTCGTAATTTTAAATTCATAATTTATATAAAAAGTATCTCTTTAGTCAATTTTCTTTTTCCTCCTCTTGATTTCTTCCTGGATTTCAAGGGCAGTATCATAGTCTTCTTCTTTAACGGCATCATCCAATAATTTCTGAAGCTCTTCCATGGAAAGAGATTTCAGGTTGTCTTCGGTCTGTACCGTTTCTGAGAAAGACTGGTCTTCTTTTGCAACATCTTCCAGTTCCAATAGAATACCGGCTTCATTTAACACCTGCTGTGTCGTAAATATAGGCGCGTCAAATCTTACGGCCATGGCAACAGCATCAGAAGTTCTGGCATCAAGGATCAGTTCTTCTTCCGTTACTTTATTTTTAAAATTGATATTTGAAAAGAAAACTCCGTCTACAATCTGGTAGATAATGACAGAAATTAACTCATAATTGGCAGAAACGATAAATTTTGTAAATAAATCATGAGTAAGAGGACGCGGGGGATGAATATCTTTTTCCAGTCCGAGAGAGATAGACTGGGCTTCGAAATTTCCTATAACAACAGGTAATTTTATGTGTGTTTCTTCATGCTCCAGTAACAATGCGTACGCTCCTGATTGTGTCTGGCTGTACGATATTCCGCGAATAATTAGCTGCTTATAATCCATAGCTACAAATATAGATTAATTTTTTGTTGTGATTTCACTTTTTTACGCAAAAATAAAAGCCCGGAAAGCCGAGCTTTTATTGATATTGTTGATGATTGTCAAAGGTTAATAGTGAATTTGGCTTTGCAAGTGAATTATTTAATTAAAAATTGACGTGCAGAGCGAACTGACTATTCACCATTCACTTTCTTATCCTTTAATGGCTTTGATTTTCTCTGTTAATGCAGGAATAATCTGGAAAGCATCTCCTACCACCCCGTAGTCAGCAGACTTGAAGAACGGTGCTTCAGGATCACTGTTGATTACCACGATTGTTTTTGAAGAGTTTACTCCCGCAAGGTGCTGAATAGCTCCTGAAATTCCTACTGCCACGTAAAGATTAGGTGAAATGGCTTTCCCCGTCTGTCCTACGTGCTCTGTGTGAGGTCTCCATCCGATATCAGAAACCGGCTTAGAACATGCTGTAGCAGCTCCTAAAACGTTTGCTAAATCTTCAATCATTCCCCAGTTTTCAGGCCCTTTCATTCCTCTACCTGCAGAAACCACTATTTCCGCTTCTTTAAGGTCTAATTTACCTGAACTCTGCTCGTGAGAGATCACCTTTGTATCTTCATTCGCAACAGATAGGTTTTTCACTTCTTCTGAACCTGATACTGCGTTTTCTTTAACTCCGAAAGCATTTTGAGAAACGGTAACAATGACTCCGCTTCCTTCTGCTTTTGCATGCATGAATCCTTTTCCTGAGAAAGCTCTTCTTTTTACCTGGAAAGGAGAAAGGTTTTCAGGAACTTCCAATGCATTAGTAATTAAAGAATAGTTCTTCATTACAGCAAGCATAGGAGCTACGGAAGAAGCGTCAGTAGTATGAGGGAATACGATGATATTTCCTTCTGCCACTTCATTTACAGCCTGTGCAAAAGCTTTTGCTGAGAAGTTTTTAAGACCTTCGTCTTTGATATTGATAACGTTTGACGCTCCATATTTGTATAATAAATCTGAAGAATCTGTTGGGTTTACAGAGATTGCTGTAACAGTGTCTCCAGCTTTATCTGCGATAGCTTTAGCATAAGAAACTGCTTCGAAAGCTGCTTTTTTGTAAACTCCGTTTATATTTTCTGCGTATACGAATACTGCCATTGTTTTAAATTTAAAAATTAAAAGATTGAAAATTTAAAGATTAGATTACTTTAGCTTCTTCGTGAAGCAATCTTACCAATTCATCCAGGTTATCAGGAGAAACCATTTTCACAGCTGCTCTCGGCGGAACGCTGTCATAAGATACTCCCTGTACTTTTACTTCTGAAGAAGAAGGCTCTACTACCTGTAAAGGTTTTGTTCTTGCAGACATAATTCCTCTCATATTCGGGATGATAAGATCTTTTTCGTCTACCAATCCTTTCTGACCTGCAATAATAGCCGGCAATTTTACAGAAATGGTTTCTTTACCTCCTTCAATCTCTCTTACAGCAGTAGCTTCGCTTCCGTTTACCTCTAAACCTACTGAAGCGTTTACGAAAGGCTGGTTCAGCAGCTGAGCCACCATTCCCGGAACAGATCCTCCGTTATAGTCGATAGATTCTTTCCCGCAAAGGATAAGATCATATCCTCCGTTCTGAGCCACAGCGGCAATTTCTTTTGCTGTAGAATAGCTGTCTTTCGGATCAAGATTTACTCTTACAGCATCATTAGCACCAATAGCCAAAGCTTTTCTGATGACAGGTTCTGTGGCAGCATCTCCTACGTTGATTACTGTTACTGTTGCTCCCTGAGATTCCTGAAGTTTAACCGCTTTTGTCAACGCAAATTCGTCTAACGGATTAATAACCCACTGAATTCCGTTTTTGTCGAAAGCAGATTTATCTGCTGTAAAGTTAATTTTGGAAGTAGTATCCGGAACACTACTAATACAAACTAATATTTTCATGTGTACTATTTTATTTTTTCCCTTTAATGCATAAAATCATGACAGTTTATGCAGAGATTTTGTTTAAATTAATTTTTGCTAATATAAATAAAAAATATATTATGCATGCATAATACTTAGTAAATTATTATTCAATACATTAGAAGTAGTTACTTCGCTGGTTTTGTTGCTCTAAACTCTATTTTACTAGGTAAAACTCTTGGATTCATCTTTAAAATATCCAATACAAGATTCCCCATATCTTCGGGCTGGATCTTCCAATTATCCTTTTCAGACGGAACATTTCCATTAAAATGAGTGGCTACGGATCCCGGCATAATAACTGTAGATTTGATATTGTATTTTCGTAAATCAATCATAGCAGCCTGCGTAAAGCCTACGACCCCGAATTTTGAGGCATTGTATCCTGTTCCGTTCTCAAAGAAGTTCGCTCCTGCGAGGCTGGAAATGGTGATATAGTATCCTTCCGTCTTTTTCAGTTCTTCCACGGAGGCTTTTAAGGTATAAAAAACGCCGGTAAGATTGGTTTCTATCATATCATTCCACTCTTCTGCTGTGAGCTCGTCTACGGGCTTAAAAATTCCCAATCCGGCATTTGCAATACTATAATCCAGTCTTCCGAACTTTTCTACAGTGTATTTTACAGCTTCCTGCTCGCTTTCCAGACTTCTTACATCAGAAACAATCCCCAAAACATTTTCTGAATATTGCTTAAGTTCTTTTTCCGCCTTCATCACATCCTCTCTTTTTCTTCCTGAAAATGCTACTGAGATTCCATTTTCAAGTAAAATTTTCGCAATCCCGAAACCAATACCTTTGGTTCCTCCTGTTATATAAGCTGTTTTATTTTCTGACATAAGCTTCAAAATTTTAATTCCCTAAAATAACAAAAACACCCCAATTGGAGCGTTTTACTGTTGCTAAGATTTATCAGGATCTATTTTTTAATGAATTTTTTATTGAAACTTCCTTTCTCTGTGCGGATGATGAGAATATAATTTCCGGCAGTCAGCTCTGATACATTTACAGAAACATTATTTTTCTTATCGTGGGACTCTACCGTTTTAATTGATTTTCCGGTCATATCAATAATACTCACCAGATTAATTTTTGCTTTTTTTGAATCAACATTGATGCTGTCTTCAACCGGATTGGGATAAAGTGTTACTTCCCTATCATGTAAATCAGAATCTGCAACACTCATGAATTGTAATTCTGTATTAATTTTAATATGATCAATATAGGCTGATCCCAACGCATTATTATGTACAAAACGCAGCTGACTGATATTCATAGCCCCAGCAGCTACCCCTGTGTAAATGAGATTTTCATTAAGGTAATATCTGACATCTGTGGCAGTTCCAACAATTTTAAATCTGTACCAGGTGTTAGGCAGCCAGGCTGAAGGTATAGTAATCAGGTCCTGTATGCCTGATACCGTATTCAGGATTTTCACCAGTCCGGTTTTATCAAAATCCAATCTTACAACATACTGATCATCAACAGCATTCACTCCCTGAAAACCAAAATCAGAACCGTTAAGCTGTGACATACTGATATCGAATGATACCGAGAAATTGTTGTAAGGAAGAGGAGTTGAAAGGTTGTAAAATCCTCCGATAATAGGCTCTGACTGGGTTCCGTAAGTGGCTTCCTTTACAATTTTAAGGGAAGCGCTTCCGTCACTCGCTTTCTCTGAGCTGATGGTTTGATGGGTTATATTTTCAGGAACTCCGCCTGTGGGAGTACTGATCCATCCTGCCTGTCCGTTGATATTCCCGGTGCTGAATCCTTCATTGGATTCAAAAGATACTGTCTGCTGTGCAAAAAAGCACATTGACCACAACAAAAATGCAATTGAGTAGTATTTTTTCATAGTAAATCAAGTTTTGTATTAAAAATATAAACTTTCCATGAATGGTGAAATAACTTATTGCAAATAAAAATTAACCCTTTTATTTTCAGTGAATTTAATTTTTAAACTCAGTGAAAAGGCTTCTGAAAAGGCCGTAACAATCCGGGACAGAGCAAAAAAATAAGGTATCTCTTGTCAAGAAATACCTTATCATTTATTATTTTCGTTGAATTACTTTGAATAATTTTCAAAAAACATTGGAATACTTTCAATTCCTTTATAGAAATTAAATAATCCATAATGTTCATTGGGAGAGTGAATTGCATCAGAATCCAAACCGAAGCCCATCAGGACAGACTTAGCGCCTAAAACCTGCTCAAACATAGCGGTAATAGGGATACTTCCTCCTCCTCTGTACGGAAGCACTTCTTTTCCGAATGCAGATTCCATAGCCTGTTTTGCCGCCGCAAATTCTTTAGTATCTGTTGGCAAAACATATGGCATTCCTCCGTGGTGAGGAGTTACTTTCACTTTTACGGTATCCGGAGCGATTTTTTCAAAGTATTTCGTGAATTTTTCTGTGATCTCCTGAGGAGTCTGGTAAGGAACCAAACGCATTGAAATTTTAGCAAAAGCTTTTGAAGGAATTACTGTTTTAGCGCCTTCTCCTGTATAACCACCCCAGATTCCGTTACAGTCTAAAGTAGGACGGATAGAAGTTCTTTCTAACGTAGTATATCCTTTTTCTCCTTCAATATTGCTTAATCCGATTGATTTTTTGAATTCTTCAGGATTGTCTTTCAATTTGTTCATTTCAGCTCTTTCTGCGTCTGAAACTGTTTCTACGTTATCATAGAATCCGTCAATGGTAATGTGGCCGTTTTCGTCGATCAGATTAGCGATCATTCTTGAAAGAACGTGAATAGGATTGGGAACTGCCCCACCGTAAAGCCCTGAGTGCAGGTCTCTGTTTGGTCCTTCCACTTCTACTTCTACATAGCTTAAACCTCTTAATCCTGTTGTTACAGTTGGCTGTTCGTTGCTGTAAATATGTGTATCTGAAATTAAAATGCAGTCGCAAGCCAGTTTTTCTTTATTTTCATTCACCCAGTCTCCCAGGCTTACTGACCCTACTTCTTCTTCTCCTTCTAAGATAAATTTAACGTTGCAAGGAAGCGCATTGGTTTTCATCATGGCTTCAAAAGCCTTCAGATGCATGAAAAACTGCCCTTTATCATCCGCAGAACCTCTTGCGAAGATAGCGCCTTCCGGGTGTAATTCAGTTTTCTCAATATAAGGCTCAAAAGGTGGTTTAGTCCATAACTCCAATGGATCTGCCGGCTGAACATCATAGTGTCCGTATACCAATACGGTAGGTAAATTTTTATCTAAAATCTTTTCCCCGAAAACAATTGGATATCCCTTCGTCTGGCAAACTTCCACATTATCAGCGCCTGCATTCTTAAGGTGTGCTGCCACTACCTCTGCACATTTCAACACGTCATCTTTATATGCCGGATCTGCAGAAATAGAAGGAATTCTCAATAACTCAAATAATTCATCCACGAAACGCTGTTTGTTTTCGTTAATGTAATTTAATGTCTCTTGCATTGTAAAAATTTATTTTGTTAAAATTAAAAAAAATGACCGGCAGAGGCAAACAAAAAGGCAGGATTTTGCCAACCTTGTGTTAATGAGTCTTTTAGTCAGATTTTTTAATAAAAAATGCCCTGTGGAAACAGGGCACTTGTATATTTTGTACTACTAATTAGTGTTCAGCTTTTGGAGTCTTTTCCGCTTCAGCAGGTTTTGCAGCAGCAGTACTGTCTGTTTTTGGAGCAGCAGCTTCTTCTGGTTTGGCATGAGCTTCTTCTTTGTGCTCTGCAGCAGCCGCTTCGTGGCCGTGAGCTTCTCCCTGAGGAGCGTCAGAATATCTTTCTACTCCTTCTTCAAGTTTCAAAGTGCCTCTGTTTCCTCCTTGCGGAACTTTTTTACAGCTTACCGCTACCGTTGCAATCGCTAAACATATAACTAATTTTTTCATATGTAAAATTATTTTTTTTAAAAGGTAATATGAAACTGCGCTATTAAGCCT of the Chryseobacterium aureum genome contains:
- a CDS encoding T9SS type A sorting domain-containing protein, with the translated sequence MKKYYSIAFLLWSMCFFAQQTVSFESNEGFSTGNINGQAGWISTPTGGVPENITHQTISSEKASDGSASLKIVKEATYGTQSEPIIGGFYNLSTPLPYNNFSVSFDISMSQLNGSDFGFQGVNAVDDQYVVRLDFDKTGLVKILNTVSGIQDLITIPSAWLPNTWYRFKIVGTATDVRYYLNENLIYTGVAAGAMNISQLRFVHNNALGSAYIDHIKINTELQFMSVADSDLHDREVTLYPNPVEDSINVDSKKAKINLVSIIDMTGKSIKTVESHDKKNNVSVNVSELTAGNYILIIRTEKGSFNKKFIKK
- a CDS encoding electron transfer flavoprotein subunit beta/FixA family protein codes for the protein MKILVCISSVPDTTSKINFTADKSAFDKNGIQWVINPLDEFALTKAVKLQESQGATVTVINVGDAATEPVIRKALAIGANDAVRVNLDPKDSYSTAKEIAAVAQNGGYDLILCGKESIDYNGGSVPGMVAQLLNQPFVNASVGLEVNGSEATAVREIEGGKETISVKLPAIIAGQKGLVDEKDLIIPNMRGIMSARTKPLQVVEPSSSEVKVQGVSYDSVPPRAAVKMVSPDNLDELVRLLHEEAKVI
- a CDS encoding nucleoside permease, whose amino-acid sequence is MNLKLRLTILSFLQFFVWGAWLITMANFWFGTKHWDGTQFGAVFGTMGIASIFMPTITGIIADRWINAERIFSVLHILYGVILFILPHSADPNSFFSVMLLAMCFYMPTIALANSISYTILKNNNLDVVKDFPPIRVWGTIGFIVAMWITNLSGNKATEGQFYIGGAVAIFLGIYALTLPKCPPQKLIDKNSPLSEQLGLNAFKLFGNYKMALFFLFSMLLGAALQLTNAYGDVFLSEFAHFPKYADSFVVQRSTIIMSISQVSETLFILAIPFFLKKFGIKKVMLMSMLAWVLRFGFFAYGVPDGFGLSLIILSCIVYGMAFDFFNISGSLFVETTTDKKIRSSAQGLFMMMTNGFGAVFGSYIAGWAIDKFFTHKFTTVSDLSAYLETTPDNPTFLDILKNTFNAAVNSDGTLSAAVMVKDWQQIWLSFAIYALILAIFFAVLFKHKHNPEDVSSVKH
- a CDS encoding bifunctional nuclease family protein, with product MDYKQLIIRGISYSQTQSGAYALLLEHEETHIKLPVVIGNFEAQSISLGLEKDIHPPRPLTHDLFTKFIVSANYELISVIIYQIVDGVFFSNINFKNKVTEEELILDARTSDAVAMAVRFDAPIFTTQQVLNEAGILLELEDVAKEDQSFSETVQTEDNLKSLSMEELQKLLDDAVKEEDYDTALEIQEEIKRRKKKID
- a CDS encoding SDR family oxidoreductase gives rise to the protein MSENKTAYITGGTKGIGFGIAKILLENGISVAFSGRKREDVMKAEKELKQYSENVLGIVSDVRSLESEQEAVKYTVEKFGRLDYSIANAGLGIFKPVDELTAEEWNDMIETNLTGVFYTLKASVEELKKTEGYYITISSLAGANFFENGTGYNASKFGVVGFTQAAMIDLRKYNIKSTVIMPGSVATHFNGNVPSEKDNWKIQPEDMGNLVLDILKMNPRVLPSKIEFRATKPAK
- a CDS encoding dipeptidase, whose amino-acid sequence is MQETLNYINENKQRFVDELFELLRIPSISADPAYKDDVLKCAEVVAAHLKNAGADNVEVCQTKGYPIVFGEKILDKNLPTVLVYGHYDVQPADPLELWTKPPFEPYIEKTELHPEGAIFARGSADDKGQFFMHLKAFEAMMKTNALPCNVKFILEGEEEVGSVSLGDWVNENKEKLACDCILISDTHIYSNEQPTVTTGLRGLSYVEVEVEGPNRDLHSGLYGGAVPNPIHVLSRMIANLIDENGHITIDGFYDNVETVSDAERAEMNKLKDNPEEFKKSIGLSNIEGEKGYTTLERTSIRPTLDCNGIWGGYTGEGAKTVIPSKAFAKISMRLVPYQTPQEITEKFTKYFEKIAPDTVKVKVTPHHGGMPYVLPTDTKEFAAAKQAMESAFGKEVLPYRGGGSIPITAMFEQVLGAKSVLMGFGLDSDAIHSPNEHYGLFNFYKGIESIPMFFENYSK
- a CDS encoding electron transfer flavoprotein subunit alpha/FixB family protein, whose translation is MAVFVYAENINGVYKKAAFEAVSYAKAIADKAGDTVTAISVNPTDSSDLLYKYGASNVINIKDEGLKNFSAKAFAQAVNEVAEGNIIVFPHTTDASSVAPMLAVMKNYSLITNALEVPENLSPFQVKRRAFSGKGFMHAKAEGSGVIVTVSQNAFGVKENAVSGSEEVKNLSVANEDTKVISHEQSSGKLDLKEAEIVVSAGRGMKGPENWGMIEDLANVLGAATACSKPVSDIGWRPHTEHVGQTGKAISPNLYVAVGISGAIQHLAGVNSSKTIVVINSDPEAPFFKSADYGVVGDAFQIIPALTEKIKAIKG